A window of the Rhizobium viscosum genome harbors these coding sequences:
- a CDS encoding amidase, giving the protein MTQGHLGKSIAQLSVLIQSGSLDPVALVEESLDAIRAHKDQAIFTRLLETRAKEEAAASSRRLREGRSRGLLEGIPVAWKDLFAIAGLPTTAGSIVLANAEPAQDDAEVVKALKAAGMIAVGRVNMSEFAFSGLGLNPHYGTPHNPLASDVARIPGGSSSGSAVAVAAGLVPVSIGTDTGGSVRIPSAFNGLVGYKASRGRYSMAGVFPLATSLDSLGPLCRSVQDAVWVDAAMRGRAAPDVMRASLDSLSIVVPTNIVMDDVEDGVAEAFQAGLARLTAAGAKVRHAAFPAFDRLFQVMAEHGPLVTAEAFAVHHRRLAGPEAERMDRRVVARTRLGEKITLVGYLEILKARERLIEDTAGMIGPNELVAYPTVAHVAPALAPLEADDELFVSINSKTLRNTLIGNFLDWCGVSLPCGTGEAGMPVGLLLSAPRGRDEYLLAMAMALEDIVAG; this is encoded by the coding sequence ATGACACAGGGACATCTCGGCAAATCGATCGCGCAATTGTCGGTGCTGATTCAGTCCGGCAGCCTCGATCCAGTTGCGTTGGTCGAGGAGAGCCTGGATGCGATCCGCGCCCATAAGGATCAAGCGATCTTTACCCGGCTGCTGGAGACGCGTGCGAAGGAGGAGGCGGCTGCTTCGTCGCGGCGACTGCGGGAAGGGCGTTCGCGCGGGCTGCTGGAAGGCATTCCCGTCGCCTGGAAGGACCTGTTTGCTATTGCCGGCCTGCCGACCACGGCTGGGTCGATCGTGCTTGCGAATGCCGAGCCTGCGCAGGATGATGCCGAAGTGGTCAAGGCGCTGAAAGCGGCCGGCATGATTGCTGTCGGTCGCGTCAATATGAGCGAGTTTGCTTTTTCCGGCCTTGGCCTCAACCCCCATTACGGCACGCCGCACAATCCTTTGGCCTCCGATGTCGCACGGATTCCTGGCGGTTCGTCTTCCGGTTCTGCTGTTGCCGTCGCGGCAGGTCTCGTGCCGGTTTCGATCGGCACGGATACGGGCGGCTCGGTACGCATACCGTCGGCATTTAACGGGCTCGTCGGATATAAGGCAAGCCGTGGCCGCTACAGCATGGCCGGGGTCTTTCCCCTGGCGACCAGCCTCGATTCGCTCGGGCCTCTTTGCCGAAGCGTCCAGGACGCCGTCTGGGTCGATGCGGCGATGCGTGGCCGTGCGGCGCCTGATGTCATGCGCGCAAGCCTCGATAGCCTGTCGATCGTCGTGCCGACCAACATCGTCATGGACGATGTCGAGGACGGTGTGGCCGAGGCATTTCAGGCAGGGCTCGCCCGGCTGACGGCCGCCGGTGCCAAGGTGCGGCATGCCGCTTTTCCAGCTTTCGACAGGCTGTTTCAGGTGATGGCGGAGCACGGGCCGCTCGTGACCGCTGAAGCCTTTGCCGTTCATCATCGCCGCCTGGCAGGCCCCGAGGCTGAGCGCATGGATCGGCGGGTCGTCGCTCGCACCCGCCTGGGCGAAAAAATCACACTGGTCGGCTATCTTGAGATCCTGAAGGCACGAGAACGATTGATTGAAGACACCGCTGGCATGATCGGACCGAACGAGCTCGTCGCCTACCCCACGGTCGCCCATGTCGCACCGGCGCTTGCTCCGCTGGAAGCGGATGACGAGCTGTTCGTCAGCATCAACTCCAAAACGCTGCGCAATACCTTGATCGGCAATTTCCTCGATTGGTGCGGGGTGTCGCTACCTTGCGGCACTGGAGAGGCCGGCATGCCGGTGGGATTGCTGCTATCGGCTCCGCGGGGCCGGGACGAGTACCTATTGGCCATGGCAATGGCCTTGGAAGATATCGTTGCTGGGTAG
- a CDS encoding ABC transporter substrate-binding protein, with the protein MNKHRSIAKTLSAPALHLAGRPRLRVLGTAISLLEELRLRAQDDLGIDVTFDNNDFLTTQYKAAREPDTYDIYDQCFHNLDIVWHWRAIQPVDTQRIVLWDEVNDLTKTGHIGPNPRMGLGDVPARKLFVQPNLALGDTPSRFISMLPTTHNFDSFAYRTDLAPNGVGMHSWSALFDERWAGRVALVDEPAIGIFDAALAAQAAGLMSFDNIGNLSIQEIDQLIDLLEERKKAGFFRDFWKTAEDAARLMIAGETSVQSMWSPGIGILNSKGVPVEQAVPAEGYRAWHGGLCLSKHLNGRLLDVAYDYLNWWVSGWPGAVVARQGYYISTPQRSRQFMTPGEWDYWYEGAAAAEDLPGPDGQIRIKAGSLRSGGSYWQRANCIAVWNTTMDEHNYLVRRWMQLVGGRGEQGQ; encoded by the coding sequence ATGAACAAGCATCGATCCATCGCAAAAACTCTGTCCGCTCCGGCTTTGCATCTGGCGGGGCGGCCGCGCCTGCGCGTGCTTGGCACTGCGATCTCATTGCTGGAGGAACTGCGCCTGCGAGCGCAGGACGATCTGGGTATCGATGTGACGTTCGACAACAACGACTTCCTGACGACGCAGTACAAGGCGGCCCGCGAACCGGACACCTACGATATCTACGATCAATGCTTCCACAATCTCGATATCGTCTGGCACTGGCGCGCGATCCAACCGGTGGACACCCAGCGCATCGTTTTATGGGATGAGGTCAACGATCTAACAAAGACCGGTCACATCGGCCCCAACCCCCGAATGGGACTTGGCGACGTGCCGGCGCGCAAGCTGTTCGTTCAGCCCAATCTCGCTCTCGGCGATACGCCGTCGCGCTTCATCTCGATGCTACCGACGACGCATAATTTCGATAGTTTCGCTTATCGGACCGATCTGGCACCGAATGGTGTCGGCATGCATTCCTGGAGTGCGCTCTTCGACGAGCGATGGGCGGGCAGAGTGGCGCTGGTGGACGAGCCTGCCATCGGCATCTTCGATGCGGCGCTGGCAGCGCAAGCTGCCGGTCTCATGTCGTTCGACAACATCGGCAACTTGTCCATTCAGGAGATCGATCAGCTGATCGATCTCCTGGAGGAGCGCAAGAAGGCCGGCTTCTTCAGAGATTTCTGGAAAACTGCCGAGGATGCGGCGCGGCTGATGATTGCCGGCGAGACCAGCGTCCAGAGCATGTGGTCGCCCGGCATCGGCATCCTGAATTCGAAGGGTGTGCCAGTCGAGCAGGCCGTGCCTGCCGAAGGCTATCGCGCCTGGCATGGCGGCCTGTGCCTTTCGAAACATTTGAACGGTCGTCTCCTCGATGTCGCCTACGACTATCTGAATTGGTGGGTATCGGGATGGCCAGGTGCCGTCGTCGCGCGACAGGGATACTATATTTCCACGCCGCAGCGCTCGCGCCAGTTCATGACGCCGGGCGAATGGGACTACTGGTACGAGGGCGCTGCTGCTGCCGAAGACCTGCCGGGTCCGGACGGGCAGATCAGGATAAAAGCCGGCTCTCTGCGCAGCGGCGGCTCGTACTGGCAGCGCGCCAATTGCATTGCGGTTTGGAACACGACAATGGACGAGCACAATTATTTGGTGCGCCGATGGATGCAGCTGGTGGGCGGACGGGGAGAGCAGGGTCAATGA
- a CDS encoding CobW family GTP-binding protein: MSIEASGFLPINLLTGFLGSGKTTLLKRILVDPTFADTAVLINEFGEIGLDHDLVGSVDGEMVLLRSGCVCCTVRGELAAALKELYSRRERGLLPPFRRVIIESTGLADPFPVLSTIKADPVLRHHFCAGNVITTIDAVNGLRQLDTYIESNRQAAVADRLIVTKTDLEAGCEGAALQTRLRTLNPDAPILMAADPDLDLSSLVAVQSSVSPSSSLSQSGFYCEEPAELVSSDGAPHQAAISSISLSIDRPVDWTAFGLWLTMLLNRHGERILRVKGILNLSGEERPVAVHGVQHLVHTPVHMDGWPSEDHTSRLVFILDGLDGALLKRSFEAFTPARMPQIRSAASYPIAAAQ; encoded by the coding sequence ATGTCGATTGAGGCCAGCGGCTTTCTGCCGATTAATCTGCTGACGGGCTTCCTCGGCTCCGGCAAGACGACGCTGCTCAAGCGCATCCTGGTGGATCCGACCTTTGCCGATACGGCAGTGCTCATCAACGAGTTCGGAGAGATCGGGCTTGATCACGATCTCGTCGGAAGTGTCGATGGCGAGATGGTGCTGCTGCGCTCCGGATGCGTCTGCTGCACGGTGCGCGGCGAACTCGCCGCCGCACTCAAGGAGCTTTATTCCCGCCGCGAACGTGGGCTGTTGCCACCATTCCGGCGCGTCATCATCGAAAGCACGGGTCTTGCCGATCCCTTCCCGGTTCTGTCGACCATCAAGGCCGATCCCGTGCTCAGGCATCACTTCTGCGCCGGCAACGTGATCACGACAATCGACGCGGTGAATGGGCTGCGCCAGCTCGACACCTACATAGAATCCAACAGGCAGGCGGCTGTCGCGGATCGGTTGATCGTCACTAAGACCGATCTTGAAGCAGGTTGCGAGGGAGCGGCCCTTCAGACTCGTCTTCGCACACTCAATCCCGACGCCCCGATCCTGATGGCCGCCGATCCGGATCTCGATCTCTCCTCGCTGGTTGCCGTCCAGAGCAGCGTCTCGCCCAGCAGCAGCCTGTCGCAAAGCGGCTTTTACTGCGAGGAGCCGGCGGAGCTCGTCTCTTCGGACGGTGCGCCGCATCAGGCCGCCATTTCTTCGATTTCGCTCAGTATCGACAGGCCTGTCGACTGGACGGCTTTCGGGCTCTGGCTGACCATGCTGCTCAATCGGCATGGGGAGCGGATACTGCGCGTGAAGGGCATACTCAATCTCAGCGGCGAGGAGCGCCCCGTTGCCGTTCACGGCGTCCAGCATCTGGTTCATACGCCGGTGCATATGGATGGATGGCCTTCGGAGGATCACACCTCGCGTCTGGTCTTCATTCTTGACGGGCTCGACGGAGCTCTATTGAAACGCTCCTTCGAAGCTTTCACACCGGCGCGGATGCCGCAGATCCGGTCCGCTGCATCTTACCCGATCGCCGCGGCGCAATGA
- a CDS encoding polysaccharide deacetylase family protein, with translation MAKEILCSFGVDVDAVAGWLGSYGGEDSPDDISRGLFAGEVGSPRLVKLFERFGIKTTWFIPGHSIETFPEQMQAVADAGHEIGIHGYSHENPIAMTREQETEILDKCIELVTRLSGKRPTGYVAPWWEFSNVTNELLLERGIKYDHSLMHNDFTPYYVRVGDTWTKIDYSRKPSEWMVPLKRGKETDLIEIPASWYLDDLPPMMFIKKSPNSHGFVNPHHIEQMWRDQFDWVYREMDYAVFPITIHPDVAGRPQVLMMLERLYAHMIKHPGVKFVTMNEIADDFATRFPRKK, from the coding sequence ATGGCAAAGGAAATCCTGTGTAGTTTTGGCGTCGACGTCGATGCCGTGGCCGGCTGGCTCGGCTCTTACGGTGGGGAGGATTCGCCCGATGATATTTCAAGAGGGCTCTTTGCCGGTGAGGTCGGCAGCCCGCGGCTGGTGAAGCTCTTTGAACGCTTCGGCATCAAGACGACGTGGTTCATTCCGGGCCACTCGATCGAGACCTTTCCGGAGCAGATGCAGGCTGTGGCCGATGCCGGCCATGAAATCGGCATCCATGGCTACAGCCACGAAAATCCGATCGCCATGACGCGCGAGCAGGAGACCGAAATCCTCGACAAGTGCATCGAACTGGTGACCAGGCTTTCCGGCAAGCGCCCGACCGGCTACGTCGCGCCGTGGTGGGAATTCTCCAATGTGACCAACGAACTGCTTTTGGAGCGCGGCATCAAGTATGATCACTCGCTGATGCATAATGATTTCACGCCCTACTATGTGCGCGTCGGCGACACCTGGACGAAGATCGACTATTCGCGCAAGCCCTCGGAATGGATGGTGCCGCTGAAGCGCGGCAAGGAAACCGATCTGATCGAGATTCCGGCATCCTGGTACCTCGACGATCTGCCGCCGATGATGTTCATCAAGAAATCCCCAAACAGCCATGGCTTCGTCAATCCGCATCACATCGAGCAGATGTGGCGCGATCAGTTCGACTGGGTCTATCGCGAAATGGACTACGCCGTCTTCCCGATCACCATCCATCCCGACGTCGCCGGCCGGCCGCAGGTGCTGATGATGCTGGAGCGTCTCTACGCGCATATGATCAAGCATCCCGGCGTGAAGTTTGTCACGATGAATGAGATCGCCGACGATTTCGCCACCCGCTTTCCGCGAAAGAAATAG
- a CDS encoding ABC transporter ATP-binding protein yields the protein MMYDLELINVGKVYDNGTPAVIDFNLSIKKGEFIAFLGPSGCGKTTTLRMIAGFESISSGDMMIKGERMNDVRPQKRPTSMIFQNYALFPHMTVRRNVGYGLEVKGMAKAERDARVDRILATLGLEDIAERKPDKLSGGQRQRIALARGLVVEPDVLLLDEPLGALDANLRKAIQNELKLLQKKLGVTFVFVTHAQSEALALSDRIVVMNQGRVEQISPPHQLYTRPNTPFVAQFIGRNAIFEGEVAGTEADSTFVSTSFGTLSGCANGGLSSKVNIVIPSEAIEVHAAGGSARENLVGAFGGNVVGAHIERFDVVGHISQIGISLPDGRGLTLEAHVDKYRPGAFPIGAPVMLTWDPADATVIPAHY from the coding sequence ATGATGTATGATTTGGAACTCATCAATGTCGGCAAGGTCTATGACAACGGCACGCCCGCCGTCATAGACTTCAATCTTTCGATCAAGAAAGGCGAATTCATCGCCTTCCTCGGGCCGTCGGGCTGCGGCAAGACCACGACACTCCGCATGATCGCCGGCTTCGAAAGCATTTCCTCCGGCGACATGATGATCAAGGGCGAGCGCATGAACGATGTGCGGCCGCAGAAGCGGCCGACATCGATGATCTTCCAGAACTATGCCCTGTTTCCGCATATGACTGTGCGACGGAATGTCGGATATGGTCTTGAGGTCAAGGGCATGGCGAAGGCCGAGCGTGACGCGCGGGTCGATCGTATCCTCGCCACCCTGGGGCTGGAGGATATCGCCGAGCGCAAGCCCGACAAACTCTCCGGCGGTCAGCGTCAGCGCATCGCTCTTGCCCGCGGCCTTGTGGTCGAACCGGATGTGCTGCTTCTTGACGAGCCGCTGGGCGCCCTTGACGCCAATCTGCGCAAGGCGATCCAGAACGAACTCAAATTGCTGCAGAAGAAGCTCGGAGTAACTTTCGTGTTCGTCACGCATGCCCAATCGGAAGCGCTGGCGCTGTCCGACCGCATCGTCGTCATGAACCAGGGTAGGGTGGAGCAGATCAGCCCGCCGCATCAGCTTTATACGCGCCCGAACACGCCGTTCGTGGCGCAGTTCATCGGCCGCAACGCCATCTTCGAGGGCGAGGTTGCAGGCACCGAGGCCGACAGCACGTTCGTCTCGACGTCGTTCGGCACGCTGTCGGGCTGCGCCAATGGCGGCCTCTCCAGCAAGGTCAACATCGTCATCCCTTCGGAGGCGATCGAGGTTCATGCGGCAGGCGGCTCGGCGCGCGAAAATCTCGTCGGAGCCTTTGGCGGCAATGTGGTCGGCGCGCACATCGAGCGTTTCGACGTTGTCGGCCATATCTCGCAGATCGGCATCAGCCTGCCCGACGGCCGCGGTCTGACCCTGGAAGCACATGTCGACAAATATCGGCCCGGCGCCTTTCCGATAGGCGCCCCGGTCATGCTTACCTGGGATCCGGCCGACGCGACCGTCATTCCAGCTCACTATTAG
- a CDS encoding ABC transporter substrate-binding protein has translation MSKMEMNRRSLLKHSAGVMALAIGGGTPFLSSRAAYAQAANLAKEQLRTIGLSVTVQERILDDFRKVSGVGQTSGTAATFPDAQTKILSGSKDYDCWEIIGERLPSIVMTDNVEPVPAASLKNWANIRDTFTTPSDKWEPKQQIVGQIWADDAKTTLNMVPAVYNYDSIGYNPDVLSAEEANTWSAIFDPKWKGKSGLNTDPLIAFGQAIMAMNTLGLLNVKNPGNPNTAEIDEAAKFLVSKKKDGQFRALWGDFGELVNLMASGEMVVCDAWQPAVMAVKAQGKACKYAVPKEGYRGWAIGPSMIAGTPNKEAVIAYADYWLSGEPGITVSEQGYYSPSTNIQKVMAPDKYAFWYEGKPWVGAAERGIKEGDLRDGGSLAERAKNVAYWHQWPDEYDHLVQKWDEFLNA, from the coding sequence ATGTCCAAAATGGAAATGAACAGACGCTCTCTGTTGAAGCATTCCGCTGGCGTGATGGCGCTCGCGATCGGGGGCGGCACGCCCTTCCTGTCGTCACGGGCGGCCTACGCGCAGGCTGCCAACCTTGCCAAGGAGCAACTGCGCACCATCGGCCTTTCGGTCACCGTCCAGGAGCGTATCCTCGACGACTTCCGCAAGGTGAGCGGCGTCGGGCAGACCTCCGGCACAGCGGCGACTTTTCCGGACGCGCAGACCAAGATCCTTTCCGGTTCCAAGGATTACGATTGCTGGGAGATCATCGGCGAACGTCTGCCCTCGATCGTCATGACCGACAATGTCGAGCCGGTACCGGCCGCCTCCTTGAAGAACTGGGCCAATATCCGCGATACCTTCACCACGCCCTCGGACAAGTGGGAGCCGAAGCAGCAGATCGTCGGTCAGATCTGGGCCGATGACGCCAAGACGACGCTGAACATGGTGCCTGCTGTCTATAATTACGATTCTATCGGCTACAATCCGGACGTTCTCTCCGCCGAGGAAGCCAACACCTGGTCGGCGATCTTCGATCCGAAGTGGAAGGGAAAATCGGGCCTCAACACCGACCCCCTGATCGCCTTCGGCCAGGCCATCATGGCGATGAATACGCTTGGCCTTCTGAACGTCAAGAATCCCGGCAATCCGAACACGGCCGAAATCGACGAAGCGGCGAAGTTCCTCGTCTCCAAGAAAAAGGACGGGCAGTTCCGCGCCCTGTGGGGTGATTTCGGCGAGCTGGTCAATCTGATGGCATCCGGCGAGATGGTTGTCTGCGACGCCTGGCAGCCGGCTGTCATGGCGGTCAAGGCCCAAGGCAAGGCATGCAAATATGCCGTGCCGAAGGAAGGCTATCGCGGTTGGGCGATTGGTCCGTCGATGATCGCAGGCACGCCGAACAAGGAAGCCGTAATCGCCTATGCCGATTATTGGCTGTCCGGTGAGCCCGGCATTACCGTGTCCGAACAGGGCTATTATTCGCCGTCCACCAACATCCAGAAGGTCATGGCACCGGACAAATATGCCTTCTGGTACGAGGGCAAGCCGTGGGTCGGCGCTGCCGAGCGCGGCATCAAGGAAGGCGATCTGCGCGATGGCGGCTCATTAGCGGAGCGCGCCAAGAATGTCGCCTACTGGCATCAATGGCCGGACGAATACGACCATCTCGTCCAGAAGTGGGATGAATTCCTCAACGCGTAA
- a CDS encoding SDR family NAD(P)-dependent oxidoreductase, producing MDSLSKRVVIVTGAGIGIGQAAAKAFAALGDHVVVTDILEKEGEETVRAILTAGGSAEFHLYDVRSTEAANRLVANVEARFGKIDIIVANAGIAHRTPLDKLTDDKWDLTMDIDLKGIFRLVRAAVPGMRARRSGSIVALSSIMGVAYGWDEHVHYSAAKSGVVGLVRGLAVELAKDGIRVNGIAPGYIRTAQLLSEENSLGPAGAEKAAEFIPLGRLGEPDDIADVIAFLASNGARYMTGQVLVVDGGLLVGRY from the coding sequence ATGGACAGTTTAAGCAAGCGGGTCGTCATCGTCACGGGCGCGGGCATTGGCATCGGCCAGGCGGCAGCCAAGGCTTTTGCTGCGCTCGGCGACCATGTCGTCGTCACCGACATCCTCGAAAAGGAGGGCGAGGAGACCGTTCGCGCCATTCTCACGGCCGGCGGTTCGGCCGAGTTCCACCTTTACGACGTGCGCTCGACCGAGGCGGCGAACCGGCTCGTCGCCAATGTCGAGGCGCGCTTCGGCAAGATCGACATCATCGTCGCCAATGCCGGCATCGCACACAGGACACCCCTCGACAAGCTCACCGACGACAAGTGGGACCTGACGATGGACATCGACCTGAAGGGCATCTTCAGGCTGGTGCGTGCCGCCGTACCAGGCATGCGCGCCCGCAGATCCGGTAGCATCGTCGCCCTCTCATCGATCATGGGCGTGGCCTATGGATGGGACGAGCATGTCCATTATTCGGCGGCGAAATCCGGTGTCGTCGGCCTGGTGCGCGGGCTTGCCGTCGAGCTGGCGAAGGACGGCATCAGGGTTAACGGCATTGCGCCGGGCTACATCCGCACGGCTCAGCTTCTTTCGGAAGAGAATTCGCTTGGCCCCGCAGGAGCGGAAAAGGCGGCCGAATTCATCCCCTTGGGCAGGCTCGGCGAGCCCGACGATATCGCCGACGTGATCGCATTCCTCGCCTCGAACGGCGCGAGATACATGACCGGCCAGGTTCTGGTCGTGGATGGTGGCCTCCTCGTGGGGCGGTACTGA
- a CDS encoding SDR family NAD(P)-dependent oxidoreductase, which translates to MTQKVSAIVTGAGSGIGRAIAVRLAADGYAVLVNDLSGDRAQAVASEIIKAGGAATAIAGDVAQPVHVAAIHAAAKASHGDVALLVNNAGIAHQAAFEDLELEDFDRMFAVHVRGTFLMTKAVMPSMLARGEGVIINVASQLGQIGGVELVHYSGAKAAIIGMTKALAREVSGRGVRVNAVAPGPINTPLVSALSEEWRERKKRELPLGRFGEPEEVAATVAFLASPAASLFVGQTLGPNSGDVML; encoded by the coding sequence ATGACGCAGAAGGTTTCTGCCATCGTCACCGGTGCCGGCTCCGGTATCGGCCGCGCCATTGCGGTTCGCCTTGCCGCCGACGGTTATGCGGTTCTGGTCAACGACCTCTCGGGGGACCGTGCCCAGGCGGTTGCCTCCGAAATCATCAAGGCGGGCGGCGCGGCGACCGCGATCGCCGGCGACGTTGCGCAGCCCGTGCACGTGGCGGCTATCCATGCCGCCGCCAAGGCGTCGCACGGCGACGTTGCCCTTCTCGTGAACAATGCCGGCATCGCGCATCAGGCGGCGTTCGAGGATCTCGAGCTTGAGGATTTCGACCGCATGTTTGCGGTGCATGTGCGCGGCACCTTCTTGATGACCAAGGCGGTCATGCCCTCGATGCTGGCCCGAGGGGAGGGCGTCATCATCAATGTCGCCTCCCAGCTCGGGCAGATCGGCGGTGTCGAGCTCGTTCACTATTCTGGCGCCAAGGCCGCCATCATCGGCATGACCAAGGCGCTCGCTCGCGAGGTCTCGGGCCGCGGGGTTCGCGTCAATGCCGTAGCGCCCGGGCCGATCAACACGCCGCTCGTAAGCGCTCTTTCCGAAGAGTGGCGCGAACGCAAGAAGCGCGAACTGCCGCTCGGCCGGTTCGGCGAACCCGAAGAGGTGGCCGCGACCGTGGCGTTCCTGGCGTCGCCGGCAGCGAGCCTTTTTGTCGGCCAGACGCTCGGGCCGAATTCCGGCGACGTGATGCTTTGA
- a CDS encoding ABC transporter permease, translating to MNAGGIKLGLGVYTTLFLIFLYGPLVVLAILSFQTGPEGGPQFPIIEWSTYWYRHLFGLTPPSRIAPLPIDQALIRSLSLALMTMIVSTVLGVMSAQAFRRRFRGSGAAFYLIVLGMMVPGVLVGLGMALVANTFGIDRHWWSTAFVLHVVYTFPFAFLVMLAIFNRFDPSMEEASWSLGVTPARTFRKITFPLIFPGVLSAMLFAFTLSYDEFSRTLFASGRELTLPLAIYGTFSVEVHPNVFAFGVLTTLFSFALLGTYAILMGLSVRRAKRVSIQEDA from the coding sequence ATGAATGCTGGCGGCATCAAGCTCGGCCTGGGCGTCTATACGACCCTCTTCTTGATCTTCCTCTACGGACCGCTCGTCGTTCTGGCGATTCTGTCGTTCCAGACCGGACCGGAGGGTGGTCCGCAATTCCCGATCATCGAATGGTCGACCTATTGGTACCGGCATCTCTTCGGTCTGACGCCGCCCTCACGCATCGCGCCCCTTCCGATCGACCAGGCGCTGATCCGCTCGCTTTCGCTGGCCCTGATGACCATGATCGTCTCGACCGTGCTCGGCGTCATGTCTGCGCAGGCCTTTCGCCGCAGGTTCCGCGGCTCGGGCGCGGCCTTCTATCTGATCGTTCTTGGCATGATGGTGCCGGGCGTGCTCGTCGGCCTCGGCATGGCTCTTGTCGCCAACACCTTCGGCATCGACCGTCATTGGTGGAGCACGGCCTTCGTCCTGCATGTCGTCTACACCTTCCCCTTCGCCTTCCTGGTCATGCTCGCCATCTTCAATCGGTTCGATCCGAGCATGGAGGAAGCATCCTGGTCGCTCGGCGTCACGCCGGCGCGCACCTTCCGCAAGATCACGTTCCCGCTGATCTTCCCGGGCGTGCTCTCGGCCATGCTCTTTGCCTTCACGCTGTCTTATGACGAGTTTTCACGCACCCTGTTTGCGTCCGGTCGCGAGCTGACGTTGCCGCTCGCAATCTACGGCACCTTCTCCGTCGAGGTGCATCCGAACGTCTTTGCCTTCGGCGTCCTGACCACGCTCTTTTCCTTCGCGCTCCTCGGCACCTACGCGATCCTGATGGGTCTGTCGGTGCGGCGCGCCAAGCGCGTCAGCATCCAGGAGGACGCATGA
- a CDS encoding ABC transporter permease: protein MTMVATSEEAVQDSPTVRRKSNKTLWLLAPGMIWMVAFLVLPILMMVYVSFWTQTTFKIEPTLTLQSWVTFLTSPTYLGALWTTIRIWLLVLVSTLVVGYPAALFVGLLIKNKTLQTVLLVLCVIPFWTSFLIRVLAWRPMLGTEGAINMILMKLGIVQQPIEVLLFSELSVIIGMTQIYCVFMVGPIAFMMGRIDASIIEAAQDLGASFWRIFRTIILPLSMPGVVVGAIFVSVMVLGEFATSAALSGRKVNLLGNIIVTQVGSLKWAFAAVAGVVLTIIMGAVVAALLKVVDLRKEL from the coding sequence ATGACCATGGTTGCGACAAGCGAGGAAGCGGTACAGGACAGCCCGACCGTGCGCCGGAAATCGAACAAGACGCTCTGGCTCCTGGCGCCGGGCATGATCTGGATGGTCGCCTTCCTCGTCCTGCCGATCCTGATGATGGTCTATGTTTCCTTCTGGACGCAGACGACCTTCAAGATCGAACCGACGCTGACCCTGCAGAGCTGGGTCACCTTCCTGACGAGCCCCACCTATCTCGGGGCGCTCTGGACGACGATCCGCATCTGGCTGCTCGTGCTGGTATCGACGCTCGTCGTCGGCTATCCGGCGGCGCTCTTCGTCGGGCTCCTCATCAAGAACAAGACGTTGCAGACCGTGCTTCTCGTGCTCTGTGTCATCCCGTTCTGGACGTCCTTCCTGATCCGGGTTCTCGCCTGGCGGCCGATGCTCGGCACCGAAGGCGCCATCAACATGATCTTGATGAAGCTCGGCATCGTGCAGCAGCCGATAGAAGTGCTGCTGTTTTCGGAACTGTCCGTCATCATCGGCATGACGCAGATCTACTGCGTCTTCATGGTGGGGCCGATTGCCTTCATGATGGGCCGCATCGACGCCTCGATCATCGAGGCGGCCCAGGATCTCGGGGCGAGCTTCTGGCGCATCTTCCGCACCATCATCCTGCCGCTTTCCATGCCGGGCGTGGTGGTCGGTGCGATCTTCGTTTCCGTCATGGTTCTCGGCGAATTCGCAACCTCCGCCGCTCTGTCCGGACGCAAGGTCAATCTGCTCGGCAATATCATCGTCACCCAGGTCGGCTCGCTGAAATGGGCCTTTGCGGCGGTTGCCGGTGTCGTCCTGACGATCATCATGGGCGCGGTCGTCGCAGCCCTGCTCAAGGTCGTCGACCTCAGAAAGGAGCTCTGA